GTTCATCAGCCATGTTTGGCGCCTCCCGCTGCTGATTCCGAAGCCGGCCTTATGGCGCACCGTGAAACCGGCCGAGCTTGAAAGCCGGCCTAAATAGGCGCAAAATATTTGCCGTTTTCTGCCGCTGCGCGGATTTTGCCGCATTTTTTGCGTCTGCACGGCGGCGGCACTGTTAAGCAATGAAAGAGAACCATGAGCAACCCACTACACCCCGAAACGTTGGCCATACGCGGTGCAAAAAGCCAAACCGAATATAACGAACACAACCAGGCTTTGTTTTTAACCAGCAGTTTCACATTCGACAGCGCGGCACACGGCGCGGCACTGTTTGCCAAAGAAGTGGAAGGCTACACCTATTCGCGCACCGCCAACCCCACCGTGTCGGCATTTCAGCAGCGCGTGGCCGCTTTGGAGGCTGGCGAGAGCGGCATCGCCACCGCCACGGGCATGGCAGCGGTTCAGGCAGCGTTGCTCACCTTTCTGAAAGCGGGCGACCATCTGATTGCTTCCCGCAGCCTGTTTGGCACCACGGCGGGTTTTATCGGCGGCATCGTGTCGAAATTCGGCATCGAAGTTACGCTGGTGCCGCAAACCGACACCGCCCAATGGCGCGCGGCGGTGAAACCGAACACCAAAATGCTGTTTCTCGAAACACCGTCCAACCCCCTCAACGAGGTGGCCGATCTCGAAGCCCTGGCCGCGATTGCCCGTGAAGCGGGCGCGCTGCTGGTGGTGGACAACAGCTTCTGCACGCCCGCCGTCCAGCAGCCGCTGCGTTTCGGTGCTGATTTGTCGGTGCAGTCGGCCACCAAGGGCATAGACGGTCAGGGCAGGGTGCTGGGCGGCATCATCGCGGGGCGCAGCGCGCTGATTAAAGAAATCGCGCTGTATACCAATTCGGCAGGGCTTGCGCTTTCACCGTTTAACGCATGGGTGTTGCTCAGCGGCGTAGAAACCCTGTTTGTGCGCATGGAAAAACAGGCCGTCAACGCAGCGCAGGTAGCGGCCTGGCTGCGCGCTCAGCCGCAGGTGAAAGCGGTGCACTATGCAGGTTTTGCCGACCACCCGCAGGCGCAATTGGTGCGCAAACAGCAAAGCAGCGGCGGCATTGTGGCGGCTTTTGAAGTGGAAGGCGGGCAAGAAGCCGCTTGGAAGATTATCGATTCGGTGAACGTGTTTTCCAAAACTGCCAACCTGGGCGATGTACGCTCCACCATCACCCACCCCTGGACCACCACCCACGGCAGAATGAGCGCAGAAGCCAAGCTCGAAGCCGGCATACGGCCCGGCCTGCTGCGCCTGTCGGTAGGCTTGGAAAATGTGCAGGATTTGATTGACGATTTAGCGCAGACACTGGCATAAAACAGGCTTTCGGGGATGGTGGTTTAAGGCGGCTGACCACAACAATCTTAGGTGGGAGAGACTTTGTGTTTTAGTTTCAGAGCCATGCCGCCGCTTCGGATAGGAGTTCTGCCGAAGGTTTTGATTTTTTATTTTCAGACGGCCGGATACCCGTTGTGGTGCGATGGTGCGGGAGGCGGTGTATCTTTCTGTTCCGAAAATGTAAGAGACTGTCTGAAAAACAGAAAAGGTGAAAATATGGATGAAGCGGTGTTTGCTGATTGGGCGTTGAAAATCTGCCTGGGCGGGCTGGTGGTTTTTTTGGGATTTATCGTTTGGAATCTGGGTAAGGAATCGAAAGCGGGAAAATTCGGTATGTTTGTGCTGTTTTTGGTGTTGGGGCTGGGTGTGTTCGGCTTTCTTTTCAAAAATGTGTTAATCGAATTTTTGGTGTTGTCGAAATAATGGTGGGGCACTTAGGGTTGCAGCAGCTGCGCAGACTGTGAACGATGGGGCTTTGCGCCGTTGGCAGGAGCTTGCGGCTTGGGGGGCATTCGGATTGCAGCACAGAGGCTGCCGTTCGGTGAACGGTATTGCCAACGATAGTTCCAAACGGTTGGGCACGGTTTTGGGTTTGAGGGCGCGGAACCCGGCTGCTTGGTATGGTGAAATGGTTTTCAGGTGATTGAAAAATGGGCATCTTTTGGCAGTGCGGCCGCTTCAATATTGATTTGTCGCAGCCGAAAATTATGGGCATTGTGAATCTCACGCCAGATTCTTTTTCAGACGGCGGCAGCTATTCTCAAGATACCGGCACGGCTTTGCGCCACGCCGAGCGGCTTTTGCGCGAGGGTGCGGATATGCTCGACATCGGCGGCGAGTCCACCCGCCCGGGAGCCGATGCGGTGCCGCCTGAAACCGAATGGGCACGGGTGGCGCCGGTGTTGAAAGAATTGGCCTTGTGGAATGTACCCGTGAGTTTGGATACCCGCCGCACCGCTGTGATGCGGCGGGCGCTGGAGCAGGGCGGGGTGGACATCATCAATGATGTGTCCGCCCTGAATGATACCGGCGCGGTGGCGTTGATGGCGCAGCAGCCTGCCACGGGCATTTGCCTGATGCATATGCAGGGGTTGCCGGCCACCATGCAAAACAATCCTCAATATCAAGATGTTGTTTCCGAGGTGGCATGCTATCTTAACGGGCAGGCGGCAGTTTGCGCCGCAGCCGGCATCGCGCGCAGGCGCATTGTTCTCGATCCGGGTTTTGGATTCGGCAAAAACCTGCAACACAATACTGCGTTGATGCGGCATCTGCGCAGCCTGATGGCGCAAACCGGGCTGCCTTTGTTGGTGGGGGTGTCGCGTAAGCGTATAATCGGCGAGCTGACGGGCGAAACAGATGCTGCGGCGCGCATACACGGCAGCGTGGCGGCGGCATTGGCGGCGGCGGCGCGCGGCGCACAAATTCTGCGGGTACATGATGTGAAAGCTACCTCAGATGCGCTGAAAGTTTGGCAGGCATTGGGTGTGGTTGAAAACGGGGAGAAGGCCGTCTGAAAGTCGGATTGCCATCACATCGGAAACAAACCGAACATTTCTTAGATGGAAAACTTGTTTTTGTGTTGCCTTTGCAACATTAAACGAACACAACCCGAAAAAATATTTGACGGCCGCTGCGTAAAAAATGATAATACACCAATCAGGTTGCAATGCAGCTTGATGTTTTCTCCTCTATTTCTCCTTTGTAGACTTGGCGCATACCTTAACCGGATATGCGCATTTTTTTTGCCTGCGATACCGCCCCGCTGTTCGTTTGCGAACAGGGCAGGCCGAAAAAGGTTTCGGAAAAGTTTATATGTATATTGGATGTTAAAACCGGCAGGGTTTTCAAATACGCAGGATATATCATTCATCTGCCTTCAAATAATGGCAGCATTGGCGTGCCGCTGTCTTGTTTGTATTGCCCGCTGCTTCAACAGCCGGCAGAAACCCGTGCCCTTTGAATTGAAATAAAGCAATATTGAAATAAAGCAATTCTGCAGTAGAATTAAGCGAACCTGCTATAGTGTATTTAATTTATAAATGTATAGCAAAAATAAAATACTCGGATTGTAAAATAAAATAAGCAGAATGATTGACTCGGCTGCAACGCTTCGGCATAATCCGCCCGTTGACTGATTTCAGTAGTCAGTTGATAGTTTCTCCTCTATTTCTCCTTTGTAGACTTGGCACACATTCTTGCGAATGTGTGCATTTTTTTGTCTATTAACTTGGCGGTTCGGTTTTGTTGTTTTATGTTCCATTGCGAATGGTGCTGTCTGTAGGCCGTCTGAATAATGCCGTTTGAAAAATTTTCAGGTGTTTTTTGCAACTTCCCTATGTAAAACGGCTTTGAAATTTTCTTTCCCGACTTTATATCGCCGCCTCAATTCCGATAAGAAAGTATTGTTATGACCAATCTCTACCAACCCCTGCTGCGGTATTTGCTGCAGTAATTCGTATCCGGCCATTTTAACCGCCGTGAAGACGAGCTGGGCGGCATGGAAAACCGTTTGCGTTTTCCGCCGGCTGTGGTTGATGCCGTTATCGCTGCCAAAACCGCCCGCCGGCGCGATGATTTTATTATCGGCTACCGTCTCTCGCCGGAAGAGCCGCAGGAAAACGGCATCACCATGACCGATACGTTTGCGCTGGCTGATACGCTGAAAGCCCGTGCGTTGCAATATCTGCATGTATCTTTGTGGGATTTCCACAAAAAGGCCCGCCGTGGTGCCGACAGCTGCCGCAGCCGCTTGGATTTGATTCACGAGCGCATAGGCGGCGCATGCCCGCTGATCGGCGTGGGCAATTTATTCACGGCCGATGATGCGCTCAATGTACTCGATACCGGCTGGGTGGAATTTGTCGGCATGGGCAAAGCCGTGTTGATTAATTCCGACTTCGCTACGCTGATTTACCAAGGCCGCGAAGCCGATATCGCTACCGAAATCGATTCCAGCCATGCCGACCGTTGCGGCTGCCCTCGCTCAAAGGCAGGAAAGATGATGGGAAACCGTTGGATGCAGGTTGATGGTTTAATGTAGAGGCCGTTTGAAATTTCTGTTTTTCAGACGGCCTTTATTTCGGTTATTCTGACAATAAGCGCATTTTTCTGTTTTTTGCCTGTTGTTTCGCTTCGGATTTTGCTAAAGTTTGGCCGTTTAAATCCAGTTTGGGAAAAAACAGCAAGTCGCACACGGCAAGGCGGTGTCAAACTGGATTTAAACGGCCAAACTTTTGCTTTATTGTTGTCTTTAAATATTGAATTATTAAATTATTGGTTATGAATGAAGTTTTAGATTTAATCCGCACCGAATCTGCCGCCGTGGTGGCTGAAACGCTGGATTTTTTGCTTTATGAGTGCAGCTTGGACGAAGCGCCTTCGCGTGATGAGGTGGCATTATGGTGCGGTATTCTGCAGGCACGCGGCGGCAGATTCGAGCGTTTGGCGCAAACTTGTCGAATCTGGTTGGAAGAAGAGGCACTTTGATGCAGATGCCCAATAACCGTTTTGTGCCGCTGGCCGTGATGTGGTTTGCCGCCGCGGTGTATTTACTGCTGTTCAGAGAGGGCGGCAGCGATGTGCCGCCGTTTGCCCATTTTGACAAAGTGGCGCATTTTGCGCTGTTTTTCGCCCAGTTTTGGCTGCTGGCCAAAGCCTTTATGCACGACCGCCTTGCCATACCTTACCGTTTGCTGTTTGTGTCGGCCGTGCTGGCCGCAGCGGGCAGCGAAACGGCACAGGCTTTATTTACCCGTACGCGCGAGGGCAGTATTGCCGATGGGTTGGCCGACATTCTGGGTGCGGGCGCGGCACTGTGGCTGGCGTATAAAGTTTCTGCAGCCAAACAAGCGGTTCAAAAAAAACGCTTGACGCTGATAAGGCATACTGCAAAGCCGCAAGGCCGTCTGAAAAAATCAGGATGTTTCATTTCGGCAGAAAACAGGCGTTTATTGTTGCCGTTCCCGCCGGTTTTCACAACACCGACCACCGCGCCGAAGAGCGTGCGCCGGTTACGGAAAACGGCTGCGCAAGCCGCTCCGCCCCGAAATCATTGGCGGCCGCGGCAGAGATTGCCGAAGGGCGGCGGTTTCGGTTTGCCCTGCGCAAGATTCGGGTAGTGGCCGAAATCGGTATCAGTTGCCAATATAAACGAAAAAGGCTGCCACTGCCGCAGGCCGTCTGAAACTGAAAACCGGGAATGTGCAAATTCCTACAGGTATCGGCACGGCCTGCAGCCCGATTTGGGAATAAGTATGATGGAAAGCGGGAAGTTTAAAGCGGCAAACAAAACGGGGGCTTCGGCCTCTGTTTTGTTTCTGCTATCATTTGCTGTCGCTGTTTTGAAGTGTGCTGTTGAAGCCAACCCGCTTTGTTTTCGGTATCGGACAACGGGCAGGGCAGACAGTAAGCAGCCGACTCTGCCGCCGCTTGGGCAGCCGGCAAAACCGTTCTCTTTGAACCGCAGTGCAGCCGTGCGGTAACGGAAATCAAGCGGGCTTGCTGTGTCTGTATTATCTTAGACGGTTGCCTTGTGTATTGAAAATCGAATTAACCATCAAACTGCCGAACCGGAAAGGATCAAACATGAAAGTTGCCATCATCGATTACGGCATGGGCAATCTGCATTCAGTGCTGAAATCGGTGCAGGCTGCGCAAAAACTGGCAGGGGTGAACGCGCAAATCGTACTCACCGGCCATCCCGAAGAAGTGTTTGCGGCCGACAAAGTGGTCTTTCCCGGGCAGGGGGCCATGCCCGACTGCATGGCAGCGCTGCAACGCAGCGGCTTGGGCGAGGCGGTTTCAGACGGCCTGAAAAACAAGCCTTTTTTCGGCATCTGCGTGGGCGCGCAGTTATTGTTCGACCACAGCGAAGAAGGCAACACCGCCGGTTTGGGCTGGTTTGCGGGCAAGGTGAAGCGCTTTGCCGCCGGCCGCTGCGGCGATAACGGCAGCAAACTCAAAGTGCCGCATATGGGCTGGAACACTGTGCGCCAAACACGGGCGCACCCGCTGTTTGCAGATGTTGCCCAAAACACACGGTTTTATTTTGTGCACAGCTATTATTTTGTGCCGGCCGATAAAGATATTGTGCTCGGCACCAGCGAATATCCCGATGAATTTGCCTGCGTTGCGGGCAGGGATAATGTGTTTGCCACCCAGTTCCACACCGAAAAAAGCCACGAAGGCGGGCTGCTGCTGCTGCGCAACTTTCTCCGCTGGAACGTTTGAAATTGTGTAGAATACAAGCTTTTCAGACGGCCTTAAGGCCGTCTGAAAAGCCTGAAAACACGAGGAAATAAAATGCTGCTGATTCCCGCAATCGATTTGAAAGAAGGCCGCTGTGTGCGCCTGAAGCAGGGGCTGATGGACCAGGCCACCGTGTTTTCCGACAACCCCGCCGAAACTGCGCTGTATTGGTTCAAACAAGGTGCGCGCCGCCTGCATTTGGTGGATTTGGACGGTGCGTTTGCCGGCAAACCGCAAAATCTCGAAGCTGTCGGCAGCATTTTGCAGCAGGTGGCCAAAGAGATTCCCGTGCAGCTTGGAGGCGGCATCCGTGATTTGCACACCATTGAGAAATATCTCGATTTGGGGCTGACCGATGTGATTATCGGCACTGCGGCCGTGAATAATCCCGAATTTGTGCGCCAAGCCTGCAGAGAATTTGCAGGCCGCATCATTGTGGGGCTGGACGCAAAAGACGGTATGGCCGCAATCAACGGCTGGGCAACCGTTACCCCGCATCATGTGGCCGATTTGGGCAAACGCTTTGAAGACGATGGGGTAAACAGTATTATCTATACCGACATAGGCCGCGACGGCATGATGAGCGGCGTAAACATCGAAGCCACCGTCAAATTGGCCGAGGCTGTGCGCATTCCCGTGATTGCATCGGGCGGGCTGACCGGCTTAGACGATATCCGAGCTTTGTGCGCCGTAGAAAAAAGCGGCGTGGCAGGTGCTATCACCGGCCGTGCCATTTACGAAGGCAGCATTGATTTTGCCGAAGCACAAAAGCTGGCCGATGCGCTCGCGGGGCAGTAGGCGAGCGGCGTTGCGGCGGCGCGGTGTGAAAACGGTGTTCCGCACAAACTGAATCCGCATCAAACCGCATTGCGGCTTGCGCAGGCCGTCTGAACGGCGGCCGCGCAACCGGAAAAACGTAAAAAAATATTTTTGACAACAGGTTAAACTGTATTTTAACAAAAAGGGGTAAAACTATGTTTCAAGCATTTGTTTTGGGCTTTTGGACGCTGTGGTCTTCAAGCCGCGATATCCGCGCCGTCAGCGAAGGGCTGGCCTTCACCATCATCAGCATATTAATCAGCATGGGTATAGATTTCGCGCTGCCGCAAATCGATGCACAATGGTGTGTGGTGATGGGTATTTTATGGGCTTATGCTTCATTGCTGTTTGCCGTTGTCAACCGTGTGGCCGGCAGCTTGATGAGCACCATGTTGCTGGCTGCGGCAGGCGCAGTCGGTTATTACCAGCTTCTCGAGCATCTGCCCCATTGGGTGTCGGGCTTTATGGCCTGAAAAACCGTTTGAGCAAAACACGCCCCAACTGCCCGGCAAGATGATTTTGAAGTGAAAGAAAAAATCGAGATGGTTTTTGTCAGCTCTTTGGCAGAAAGCCAAATCAGCAGCGTGCAGCAGAAAATACGCGATACAGGCCTGGCCGAAATGGTGAAAATCCTGCCTTTCCAACCGCTTGCCGAAATCTATCCGGTGATAGATATTATGGTGCCGCCCTCGCGTGTGGAGGGGTTTGGTAGTGGTTGAAGCCATGCTGGCAGGCTGCTGCGTAGTCCGCAGCAACACGGGCGGGGCTTATAATCAGATCGATCACGGAAAAACCGGCTATATTTTTGAAAACGGCAATATCGGGCAGTTCGGGCAGTATCTGCATGAGTTGGTTGCGGACCCGGAAAAAAGAGCCGGGTTTGCCGCAGCAGGCCGGCAGAAAGCACTGGCATCGTTTACCGGCGAGGTGATGGCGAAAAAAACATTGGGTGTATCACGATTTGCTCGGCGGCCGTTAAACATCTGTCAAACGCCCGCAACCACAGCCCGCTTTCAAATATTTTGCCGGAAACGCACAACCCGGCTGCGGGGCTTCATACCAACCAGAGGCCGTCTGAAAACCATCATGCCGTTTTTCAGGCGGCCTGTTTCGGAACACACGATATGGCATTAGCAAAACGCATTATCCCCTGTTTGGACGTTGATAACGGCCGCGTGGTCAAAGGTGTGAATTTTGTCGGCCTGCGCGATGCAGGCAACCCCGTTGATGTGGCCAAACGCTATAACGATGAAGGTGCAGACGAATTAACCTTTCTCGACATTACCGCCAGCAGCGACAACCGCGACACCATTTTGCACGTTATCGAAGAAGTGGCCTCGCAGGTGTTTATCCCGCTGACTGTAGGCGGCGGCGTGCGCAGTGTGGCCGATGTGCGCCGTCTGCTCAATGCCGGTGCCGATAAAGCCGGCATCAACACCGCCGCCGTTACCCACCCAGAGCTGGTGAACGAGGCGGCCGGTTTTTTCGGATCGCAGGCGATTGTGGTGGCGATAGATGCCAAAGCCGTCAATCCCGAAAACACTCGTTGGGAGGTATTCACCCACGGCGGCCGCAAACCCACCGGCATCGATGCGGTGCAGTGGGCGCAAAACATGCAGGCGCGCGGCGCAGGCGAAATCCTGCTCACCAGTATGGACAGGGACGGCACCAAGGCCGGCTTCAATCTGCCGCTCACCCGCGCAGTGAGCGAAGCAGTGGATATTCCCGTGATTGCTTCCGGCGGCGTGGGCAATGTGCGGCATCTCATAGAAGGCGTGAAAGAGGGTAAAGCCGATGCGGTGTTGGCGGCCAGTATTTTCCACTTTGGCGAAGTGGGCATACACGAAGCCAAACTGGCCATGCGCGCCGCCGGCATCGAAGTGCGCCTGTAAGCCTTAAAACCATGATCAAACGTATTTTATTTAAGGCCGTCTGAAAACAGTTTCTGCAACGCGTTTACAACCGCAAAACCGATATTCAAGCTGCTGCAATCTTTCAGACGGCCTGCAACCGATTCAAAAAAGGACAGCCACCATGCCAGCCTACCGCTCCAAAACCTCCACCCACGGCCGCAATATGGCCGGCGCCCGCGCATTGTGGCGCGCCACCGGTGTGGCCGATGAAGATTTCGGCAAACCGATTATCGCCATCGCCAACTCGTTCACCCAATTCGTGCCCGGCCATGTGCATTTGCACAATATGGGTCAGATGGTGGCCCGCGAAATCGAAAAAGCGGGCGGCTTGGCCAAAGAATTCAACACCATTGCGGTGGACGATGGGATTGCCATGGGCCACGGCGGTATGCTCTACAGCCTGCCCAGCCGCGATTTGATTGCCGACAGCGTGGAATATATGGTGAATGCCCACTGTGCCGATGCGCTGGTGTGCATTTCCAACTGCGACAAAATCACCCCCGGCATGCTGATGGCCGCTATGCGCCTGAACATCCCCACCGTGTTTGTTTCGGGCGGGCCGATGGAAGCGGGCAAAGTGATCGGCGTGGCCGATATCGTTGACGGGCGCAAGCTCGATTTGGTCGATGCGATGGTCGATGCCGCCGATGATAACGTAAGCGATGCCGCCGTTGCCGCGGTAGAACGCTCCGCCTGCCCCACCTGCGGATCGTGTTCGGGCATGTTTACCGCCAACTCGATGAACTGCCTCACCGAAGCGTTGGGGCTGTCGCTGCCCGGCAACGGCTCGCTGCTGGCTACCCATGCCGGCCGCAAAGCACTGTTTCTCGAAGCAGGCCGTCTGATTGTGGAAATTACCCAACGCTATTACGAACAAGACGACGCGAGCGTGCTGCCGCGCAGCATCGCCACCAAAGCCGCGTTTGAAAACGCCATGAGCCTCGATGTGGCGATGGGCGGCTCTACCAACACCGTATTGCACTTATTGGCTGCCGCCAACGAAGCCGGAGTGGATTTCAAAATGGCCGATATCGACCGCATCAGCCGACAAGTGCCGTGTTTGTGCAAAGTTGCCCCCGCCACCCAGAAATACCATATGGAAGACGTGCACCGCGCCGGCGGCGTGATGGGCATTTTGGCCGAACTTAACCGCGCAGGCCGTCTGAACACCGAAGTTTCCACCGTGCATGCGCCCACGCTGAAACACGCGCTGGCGCAGTGGGACGTGATGAATCCCGCCAACGAAGCGGCGCACGCGCGTTACAAAGCTGCACCTGGCGGCGTGCGCACCACCGAAGCATTTTCGCAAAACCGCCAGTGGCCGAGCCTGGATTTAGACCGCGAAAACGGCTGTATCCGCAGCAAAGAGCACGCCTATTCGCAAGACGGCGGCTTGGCCGTGCTGTTCGGCAACATCGCCGAGCGCGGCTGCGTGGTAAAAACCGCCGGCGTGGACGACAGCATCTTAAAATTCACCGGCCGCGCCCGCGTGTTTGAAAGCCAAGACGCTGCCGTGGCCGGCATTCTAAACAACCAAATCGCAGCCGGCGACATCGTGGTTATCCGCTACGAAGGCCCCAAAGGCGGCCCCGGTATGCAGGAAATGCTCTATCCCACAAGCTACCTGAAATCGAAAGGCTTGGGCAAAGCCTGCGCCCTGCTCACGGACGGCCGTTTTTCAGGCGGCACCTCCGGCCTGAGTATCGGCCACGTTTCCCCCGAAGCGGCCGAAGGCGGTGCCATCGGCTTGGTGAAAGAGGGCGACACCATCGAAATCGATATCCCCAACCGCAGCATCCGCCTGGCCGTATCCGATGAAGAACTGGCCGGCCGCCGCGCCGCAATGGAAACGCGCGGCGCGAAAGCATGGCAACCCGAAAACCGCGACCGCTGCGTTTCCGCCGCCCTGCGCGCCTATGCCGCGATGACCACTTCCGCCGACACCGGCGCTGTGCGCGATGTGGCGCAGGTGGAGCGGAAATAGTTTCAGCGCATAAAACAAGGGGCATCTCTTTCAATAAAGGAATGCCCCTTGTTTTATCGGGTCGGAAAGCAAAATATTTTCAGACGGCCTGAAGTCTCGGCAGAATCAGCTTGGCGTAAGCCCTTTCATTTTTGTTACGGCGTTGCTGCGCCCCAGCCCAAAGAGAACGCTTTGCCGGCTGAAGCGGTGGCAGAATCGGTGCCATACGGTTTGTACTGCCTGAGGCCTGCCGCCCTGTAGCGGGCATAAAGCGGATTCACCATCGCCTGCTTTAAAATAATGACGGCATCGGTTTGCCTTGCGGTACGCCTGCACGGTCTGCAATATTTTGGCATATCATTGTTTTTATCAGGCTTTGGCGAATTGGTTTGAAGGCGGCTCGATATTTTCACCGCACGGCCGTCTGAAAAGCCCCCATCCCGTTCAAGGCCACAGCCAAGCCCACACTTTGCGGCCTTCGCTTTGCAGAATCAGAAGGGTGCGGCAGGCGGAGGCGGTGGGCATGCATTCC
This genomic interval from Neisseria musculi contains the following:
- the metZ gene encoding O-succinylhomoserine sulfhydrylase, which translates into the protein MSNPLHPETLAIRGAKSQTEYNEHNQALFLTSSFTFDSAAHGAALFAKEVEGYTYSRTANPTVSAFQQRVAALEAGESGIATATGMAAVQAALLTFLKAGDHLIASRSLFGTTAGFIGGIVSKFGIEVTLVPQTDTAQWRAAVKPNTKMLFLETPSNPLNEVADLEALAAIAREAGALLVVDNSFCTPAVQQPLRFGADLSVQSATKGIDGQGRVLGGIIAGRSALIKEIALYTNSAGLALSPFNAWVLLSGVETLFVRMEKQAVNAAQVAAWLRAQPQVKAVHYAGFADHPQAQLVRKQQSSGGIVAAFEVEGGQEAAWKIIDSVNVFSKTANLGDVRSTITHPWTTTHGRMSAEAKLEAGIRPGLLRLSVGLENVQDLIDDLAQTLA
- a CDS encoding multidrug transporter MatE translates to MFQAFVLGFWTLWSSSRDIRAVSEGLAFTIISILISMGIDFALPQIDAQWCVVMGILWAYASLLFAVVNRVAGSLMSTMLLAAAGAVGYYQLLEHLPHWVSGFMA
- the folP gene encoding dihydropteroate synthase, producing MGIFWQCGRFNIDLSQPKIMGIVNLTPDSFSDGGSYSQDTGTALRHAERLLREGADMLDIGGESTRPGADAVPPETEWARVAPVLKELALWNVPVSLDTRRTAVMRRALEQGGVDIINDVSALNDTGAVALMAQQPATGICLMHMQGLPATMQNNPQYQDVVSEVACYLNGQAAVCAAAGIARRRIVLDPGFGFGKNLQHNTALMRHLRSLMAQTGLPLLVGVSRKRIIGELTGETDAAARIHGSVAAALAAAARGAQILRVHDVKATSDALKVWQALGVVENGEKAV
- the ilvD gene encoding dihydroxy-acid dehydratase, with the protein product MPAYRSKTSTHGRNMAGARALWRATGVADEDFGKPIIAIANSFTQFVPGHVHLHNMGQMVAREIEKAGGLAKEFNTIAVDDGIAMGHGGMLYSLPSRDLIADSVEYMVNAHCADALVCISNCDKITPGMLMAAMRLNIPTVFVSGGPMEAGKVIGVADIVDGRKLDLVDAMVDAADDNVSDAAVAAVERSACPTCGSCSGMFTANSMNCLTEALGLSLPGNGSLLATHAGRKALFLEAGRLIVEITQRYYEQDDASVLPRSIATKAAFENAMSLDVAMGGSTNTVLHLLAAANEAGVDFKMADIDRISRQVPCLCKVAPATQKYHMEDVHRAGGVMGILAELNRAGRLNTEVSTVHAPTLKHALAQWDVMNPANEAAHARYKAAPGGVRTTEAFSQNRQWPSLDLDRENGCIRSKEHAYSQDGGLAVLFGNIAERGCVVKTAGVDDSILKFTGRARVFESQDAAVAGILNNQIAAGDIVVIRYEGPKGGPGMQEMLYPTSYLKSKGLGKACALLTDGRFSGGTSGLSIGHVSPEAAEGGAIGLVKEGDTIEIDIPNRSIRLAVSDEELAGRRAAMETRGAKAWQPENRDRCVSAALRAYAAMTTSADTGAVRDVAQVERK
- a CDS encoding DUF2788 domain-containing protein; this translates as MDEAVFADWALKICLGGLVVFLGFIVWNLGKESKAGKFGMFVLFLVLGLGVFGFLFKNVLIEFLVLSK
- the hisA gene encoding 1-(5-phosphoribosyl)-5-[(5-phosphoribosylamino)methylideneamino]imidazole-4-carboxamide isomerase encodes the protein MLLIPAIDLKEGRCVRLKQGLMDQATVFSDNPAETALYWFKQGARRLHLVDLDGAFAGKPQNLEAVGSILQQVAKEIPVQLGGGIRDLHTIEKYLDLGLTDVIIGTAAVNNPEFVRQACREFAGRIIVGLDAKDGMAAINGWATVTPHHVADLGKRFEDDGVNSIIYTDIGRDGMMSGVNIEATVKLAEAVRIPVIASGGLTGLDDIRALCAVEKSGVAGAITGRAIYEGSIDFAEAQKLADALAGQ
- a CDS encoding glycosyltransferase, coding for MLAGCCVVRSNTGGAYNQIDHGKTGYIFENGNIGQFGQYLHELVADPEKRAGFAAAGRQKALASFTGEVMAKKTLGVSRFARRPLNICQTPATTARFQIFCRKRTTRLRGFIPTRGRLKTIMPFFRRPVSEHTIWH
- a CDS encoding dioxygenase — translated: MNEVLDLIRTESAAVVAETLDFLLYECSLDEAPSRDEVALWCGILQARGGRFERLAQTCRIWLEEEAL
- the hisH gene encoding imidazole glycerol phosphate synthase subunit HisH, which gives rise to MKVAIIDYGMGNLHSVLKSVQAAQKLAGVNAQIVLTGHPEEVFAADKVVFPGQGAMPDCMAALQRSGLGEAVSDGLKNKPFFGICVGAQLLFDHSEEGNTAGLGWFAGKVKRFAAGRCGDNGSKLKVPHMGWNTVRQTRAHPLFADVAQNTRFYFVHSYYFVPADKDIVLGTSEYPDEFACVAGRDNVFATQFHTEKSHEGGLLLLRNFLRWNV
- the hisF gene encoding imidazole glycerol phosphate synthase subunit HisF, with translation MALAKRIIPCLDVDNGRVVKGVNFVGLRDAGNPVDVAKRYNDEGADELTFLDITASSDNRDTILHVIEEVASQVFIPLTVGGGVRSVADVRRLLNAGADKAGINTAAVTHPELVNEAAGFFGSQAIVVAIDAKAVNPENTRWEVFTHGGRKPTGIDAVQWAQNMQARGAGEILLTSMDRDGTKAGFNLPLTRAVSEAVDIPVIASGGVGNVRHLIEGVKEGKADAVLAASIFHFGEVGIHEAKLAMRAAGIEVRL